In the genome of Brachypodium distachyon strain Bd21 chromosome 3, Brachypodium_distachyon_v3.0, whole genome shotgun sequence, the window CTAATATCTGGACTAGCTTAGTAGTGCTGGTTAGATTATTGTTGGCTGTCAATAGAACAGCAAAGCAAGCAGATAGTAGAAAGATAAACACAAAACTGTGTGGACCAAAAAGCACATCACTATCATCATCTCTATGCCTTTTGCTGTATTCTTCGTTCTCTTTTGGAAGTGCACGTTGATTTGTCCACAagaacaaagagaaaaaattgaaacataAGAAAAACACATGATGATGAGACCATGACAGCCACTTCACTTAGTTTAATTACTTTAGTACTTTCGTCAGGTTGGTGCCAGATCAACAGATTTGCTTGCAACACACAGTTTAGTCTACTATCCTTTCAGGCGTCCATACACAACGAACGAGATTGCTCATCTCAAAAGTCAACCGTGCATGAAAAATATGTATAGATGATCTAACAAAAGCTTGCTGGAATTTGCTACATCGTTTCCCTTCTTTATCTGATTAGAGAAATGCCAGTGTAATTGCCGAAATTTTCTCTGATTTGGACTGTGCGAGACATGATCAAACAAATTGTTTTCCACACGGACACGCCAGGACTTGTTCAGCTTAGATATGATTGAAAATGCTAAGATTCCTTTTTTTGCCAGTTGTTTTCTTAAACTTCACGTGAATGAAGCTCTAATTGTTCCATAGACTAATCTGGGGAAAACTTCAAGTATGTTCTCAATCCAGAAAATAATGTACCATATCTACCAGCAGATCTCTACGGTTACGACAAAGTGTAAGAACATTTTGTGAACACTTCTAAGCTAACCAACATGACATCAACATGTTGCTACCAATAAAAACACTTGACAATATGTTACAGAAGTGCGGATTGCAGCAGTACATTATATAATTATCTCTTTCAAGATAATTGCGAATGTTGCTTTATTCCCAGCTAGCCTAACTAAATTGCACTATAACGCAATTTAACATTCCACTGGAAGAATGGTGAACTGGTGGCAGCAAAAAGTACATAACAGGACTGATGTCTGCAACCAGATTGGGTGAACATCTGCAGAAAGATTATGTTCATTCAGTATGGGTTTCTTTGGATGCATACCATGCATGTGTACATATCAGCAAATGCATTATGCATATAACAAAGGGAAATTACTCACACTAAACCCTGATCCCTAAAAACAACTTGCCCGGAAACCATACATACACAAAGGTAAAGATTCAACAATATCAGTCTTGACAATAGATAAGCATTATCAAAATTGCACATGGGTTTTCTTCGGGAGCTGCTCTAACTTCGATGAAAAGCATGACAGACATCCAGCCTAGTCAGACATCTATAGGTACATGAAATAGTTCGCTCCCTTTTTGCCAATGTAATTTATATTGACTTGCATAGTTGCATTAAGGTAGATAAATCTATGAAACGACAGTACAATGTGAACAATACACTATGACAaagtttgaactttgaaatGATTGCTTCAATAACTTAACTTTAGAAAGAGATCTGATGAACAAAGAACAGTGGTTGCACATGAAACAGCAATAAGAACCATCCTTTAGTTATTCCCTACTTTAGCATTACATACCCAGGGCTCCAGGAGTAGGTGTCATATTGATCCTTAAACAGAAGAACAACAAACTATAGTAAGCCACATAACTCAGAAACTAGAAGAGCATCCTGGAGGGCAGAGAACTAACAATTAATGCATCCGTTATCGAGAAATATTCACACCATACTAACAAACTGAGACGAAGAGTACCATTTATCTCATACAAAGCATAAGTAGCAAAAGACAACACGATGCTCTCAAGAAGAAAGAGTCATACAATTGATGCGCTACAACTCTACTCTACTCTGATAGTAACTGGTATATATGCTGCTTATGATGTTCATACTGGCTGGTCTAATACAACAAGTTATCTTCCCCCTTGAAAATACTAGaaggaaaatgaaaaacattGTGTTCTCTTAATAGGTATACCAACAGCAATCATGGGCGAAATATTTGTATGAAAGCACTAATCTTTCTTGAACTAAAATTACAACAATTACATGCTTCAAGCCTAGCCACTCAAGAATCTAAACTACAACACTCCCAGTTCACCCCATCCGCTTTTTGCATCTAAGAAATGTGAATAAATTGAAATTTTCTCCAGTTATACAATTACAAATATGTAACCAACAGCCTTTACCAGAACCTTACAGACTGATTGCTGACCACACGAGCAGTAAGTAACAGCAACGAATAGTGGTGTCGAGAGCTATAACCCACCTGTTTCCACCTCCGGCCGACGTACCAATTCACATCACTGCAGCTACCTCCCTACCGTCAATTGTTACACGGCCGCCTTCACAGGGGCGACTGCTGACTGACCGCTGTTACATATCTCTCCACCGTGGGCTCagcatgggcaagaacccggAGGGCGAGAGCAATCCTGACGGCGACTGCGGAAACCATAGCCctggcgaaggcggcggcggcatgggccCTGGCCCCAGGATCCCCGTTCCTGGCAACGGCGACAACATGGGGAACGCACTTGGcgtgagcggcggcgggtgctGGAACCCCGGCGAGAGGAGCGGGTAGGGCGACCTGGGCGTCGGCGACAGCAAATTGAGGAATCCGGTGGGCGAAGGGAGTATCCCAGGCGACGGCaccggtggcggaggcgggggaTAGGGCGGATGCTGTGGAGGAGGTCCCCGTCCAGCAGCCGCAGCGTGAGCGTGAGcgtgagcggcggcggcggcggcagcgccgggCGGTGTAGCGCTGAAGAGGGAGTTCTCGAGGATGCGCATATAGGCGGAGACCGGGGAGTCGGCCCAGGCGGGGCCGGGAGGCGGCATGGGCATGTGGTGCGGGGGCGGGGGGCGGTGTTGGAAGACGGGGTTGTGGCTAGGGTTATTGGGCatctggtggtggtggtggttatgGACGGGGGGAGGGGGACGGGCGACGGGGGTTGCGATTGGGGGCGGGCGGATCTTCTGGAGGCGCATAGAGGCCGGCTTGgactgttgctgctgctgctgctggagcggcgggcggtggaactgttgctggtgctgcggcgggggaggggaCGGGGTGCCGGCGGTGAGCTGCTGGACGATGTCGCGGAACTGGTTCTTGCTGATGTTGTACACCTGCGGCTGCGGGTGCGGCGGGCGCGCCGGCTGGgcttgcggctgctgctgctgagaaggagcaggcggcggcgtggcttTGCGGATGTTGCGGCCGAGCTTGTTGACGCCGAGGTGCTGGCtgtggcctccgccgccgccgccgctgctattgctgttgctgctgctgctgcggtcCATcccggcggtggtggtggattTTTGGTCGGATTGGCGTGGGCGGAGGAGCGGAGGTTGGGGAAGGTGGAGAAGGGGAGGACGGGAAGCACACGCAATGGAATTCGTTAGCAAGTTGCAGGGAGCGCAGCGTGGTTTCTTTGACTTTCGGGGCACTCACGCGGCCGGGCAGGCTCTCACCCGCCCAGCCTAGCCCAGACCCAGTACACTGCACTAGACAAGGGGAGAAGCGCGGGCCGACGAGACGCACACCACTCTCTTGTCTGCTCAGCGTGTGAATACTTCTCCGTCCTGTTCACAAAGCGCACACCCTGCCCCCGCTATACCGCACCCATTTGCTGCTGTGCGGCTGTCCTGCGGACGGAAGGCAGCGGTATAGCGGTGGCAATACTGCCCCTGCCTCACTGCTGGTTCCAGAACGCGGTTTTAGGCCAATCGCCCGCATGACAAAGCGCATGAGTTTTTCGCACCGGATACTGGGGATCGAAATTTTGACTGTTTATCCTAGAAAAACAATTTGACCGTTGCTTTGTGCTCAAGTTTGAAGCAGAAGGTTCGGAGAAATTAAAGAAAAGATGAGAATGAGATCTAGTAGCATCCTATCCCCTTTTGATCAAGGCATGAGAAATGACACAGCCAACGAGTTTGTACGTCCCATAGCTGGTTTGAGGAGCATAAATTTACCTCTCCACATGGTGCTCAATCAAACAGCAAATTTCGAAATGATCGAAAATAACTTAAAGTCttaggttgtgtttgtttgtgctGCAGCTTCACAACTGCAGATTCTATAGTTGCAGATTTCAGAATCAGCTGTGATTGCCAGCTGCAGCTAGAAGGTTGGAACTGTCTGATGCCTGTTTGTTTGTGCGGCTGGTCCTGCTGCGGCTGCAACTGAAATGTGCTGAAATGACCTGAATGACTCTGTAGGTTTTGTAGATTAAGTTTAAGCGCTCACTACATCGTTATAATTGTAAACAACACATTTAAGAGCCGTTTTTGCTGCATATGACTAACTTTTGGCTGGATTTGTATTTTTCAGTGCTTAGTATGACATATTCTTTACTTTCGTCGTAACCAAAATAGTAGTAAAATCATAGTTGGAATGTACTGCCACCAGGTGCAGTATacaacggagggagtacttcagaTCAGATCAGAAAATGTCCCTTCAGGCCGAAGTGCTAGTGATTGCAGCAGCAGATCCGTGAAGTGCTAGTGATTGCAACAACAATTACTTCAGATCAAAAAATTACTCCACTTGCCTAAAtttgagagaaagagaaaacacaGGGAATGAGGAGCAGCAGTGCAGCACACAGGAGCGGAGGCGCCGATTCATGCTGAAGCCAGcgagcgcgcggccgccgtccgccgtggTTCCCGTGGACGTGCGCACGCCCGGGCTGAGCTGCAGGTTCGGGATccggaggagcaggggctggGGCCGTCGGGGCCGAAGGAGCACGGGCTGGGGGCCTCGGAGCCGGAGGAGCAAGGGCTGGGGCTTCGGGGCCGGCCGGAGCTGGGTCGTCGAGGCCTGCGGGAGCTGGGGGTCGGGATCCGGAGGAGCAGGGGAGGGGGGCGCCGGCTTCGGGGCTGGAGGAGAGAGGGCTCGGGGCGTCAAGTCCGGCGAAAGGAGGAGGTCgtacggcggcgccggtgaggGGAGatcggccggaggcggcgccggtgagGTGAGGTGAGGTGCGCGACGCTAGAGGCGAGATGTTTTGACGGGCTCTCTGTTCGGGATGTGGCCGGGCGAGAACAAAATAGAAACTGAACCGTTTTGTGTCAATTGGTAGGTAACATGTGAATTCGTGGGTATTTCGTTATACGGGATGATTTGGTGACGCGGCAGCTGCAGGAAACACCCATTCCCCCAGCTTTCAGCTTGCTGTGTATTGTGTGGAGCGGCTACGAGAATTCGGACAAAATCTGTTATTTGTTTGGGCTTCGGATTTCATTGGGTAGAAGCTGTTGGAACGGCTTCAAGAATTCCAGACAAACGGACCCTTAAACTCGTGGCCTGGCCTGTTCGTTAGTGTGTGACATGAAGATCTAACACAAACGAAATACACCTCGATCAAACAGCAATCTTCGAAATGATCGAAAATAACTTAACAAGATAACAGCAGCATTTATAGTTCATGAACTACAACGGTTATTAGCTACCCTGAACTTTTTTAattaagtaaaaaaatatgGATACAAATAGATATAACGAACGTGTAGACAATGGTGCTTCCAGGTTTTCAATATTAGGTGAGACAAACACTGCATTTTTAATATTGGATGGAGCAAAAACACCccagttctattttttttataattcttCGATAAGTTTTACCGATGAAAAGGGATTTCAAAATTTATTGGGTGGGGCACACACCACCCAATTACCATGGCTGGGTACGCCACTGCACGAGGACGCACACAAACACGATAGAGGGGAAATACGAGATGATGCATTTAGAGATGAATCGACGACAAAGACGTTGTCATCGTGATCTATACGGTCTGATTGAGACTTTGACCTACAGAGCTATTAGGGGTGGACAAGATTTCAAAACTCCACAACAATGCTACCAACGAGGGGAATAACGCCATAAGGGCAACTCCAACGGGAGA includes:
- the LOC100824304 gene encoding VQ motif-containing protein 9; protein product: MDRSSSSNSNSSGGGGGGHSQHLGVNKLGRNIRKATPPPAPSQQQQPQAQPARPPHPQPQVYNISKNQFRDIVQQLTAGTPSPPPPQHQQQFHRPPLQQQQQQQSKPASMRLQKIRPPPIATPVARPPPPVHNHHHHQMPNNPSHNPVFQHRPPPPHHMPMPPPGPAWADSPVSAYMRILENSLFSATPPGAAAAAAAHAHAHAAAAGRGPPPQHPPYPPPPPPVPSPGILPSPTGFLNLLSPTPRSPYPLLSPGFQHPPPLTPSAFPMLSPLPGTGILGPGPMPPPPSPGLWFPQSPSGLLSPSGFLPMLSPRWRDM